TTTCTTGACTCCAGCCCACTCAGCTACGAACTATGCTTAGCTGAAGCAAAGGTCGTGGGAGCATTTGGGTTGGCCTAGTTATCGCTCGAATGCTTTTGGCCAAGCGTCAAAGCTCTGGACTCCACATCAGGCGTATTTGTCGCTAGGTAAGGCCATTGCTTTGAGGTGTAACAACTACCGATCTTTGTTTCTACATGAAATTGAGACATTAAATCATAGAAGGCAGCGACTGATGAAGCGAGGCCCAAAAATAAGAGAGTAGTTTTTACTCTGACCCTACTGAGTGTTGCCGTTTTATTTATTATAGCGACATTTTTAGTCAGTAGGCCCGAGCCCAGTAATAAGTAATCATAATTATACCTGCTATGGCATTACCCACTAACGCCTGCACGGCTATAGAATCTCAAAATAATTAGCCATGCTATTTTATTACACACAAACAAGATAAATCACCGCCTCCCTATTATGACAAGATTTATTAGGTGGCTATTATGAAGCAGATTAGGCTTTTATTACTCTATTTTTACCTTCTGACTTTGCTTGATATAAAGCGCTATCAACTCGCTTAAAAATATCATCGATATGGTCATCATTCTTAATTGAGGTAACACCAAAGCTTGCCGTAACGGGGAAATCAACCAAGCTCTGTAATGACTCACAGCTTTCGATAACAGACCTTAACTTCTCCGCAATTAAGCTAGCATTATCGACATTGGTATCTGCCAACATAATAATGAACTCTTCTCCGCCCCAACGAGCTACAAAATCACTACTACGCACTGTTGCGTTTAATAATTTCGCCAATTTCTTTAACACCTTATCGCCAACATCATGCCCTTTAGAGTCATTGATATTTTTAAAGTTATCTACATCAAGAAAAACAATAGACAAAGGAGATTTATTACGTTTAATAAGCAGTAAAAAATACTCCAACTTGTCATTGAAGGTTCTACGATTTGGCAGACCAGTTAAAACATCATTATTAGCCAAGTCATTTAAACGTCTGTGCATTTTTCTAACGTAAACCAAAACAATAATTGTAATAATTAATGTAAGAAGAAGCGTGACAGCAATATTAAAATAAAAGGTTTCTTCTAGCTTTGAGGTAAAATCATCTATTTTTGCTTCAACGATCAAATACAAATCTAACTCTGGTATGTATTTTCTATTCAACAAATACATATCATTATTCTTTGTGTATTCATATATCTGGCTACCATTACTAACAAAACTCAGCCCTAGCTGCTTTAAATCAGGCATTTTATCGAGATAGCTAGGTGAGTTTTCACGTTTTTCAGAAATAATAAGTTGACCAACATCATCAACAAAATAGACATTGAACTTATAATCCTGCCTGAAACGTTTGAGCATGTCGTCTATATACGAAGTCTTTAAACCAACTCCTATCACACCTAGAAGATGAAAGTCTTCATCGAATATTTTGTGATTGATAAACATAAATAAAGACGTACCCATAAACTCATTATGATCGATATTAATCTCATTGACTTCTGGGATGTTTTTAAAATCGAAATACCAAGCATTATTTGGATTATCCGATTTTATTTTTTCAATTAAACCTTTTGCCGTGTAGTAATTCATGGTTTTTTCAGAGACAAGAAAGGTAGTCGACATTTTATACTTGTTTTGAATGGTATCTAGATACCTAGCAATTTTGTCGGTTTCGCCCTCCTCATGGGACAGCCAGTCCTTCATAAAGGTGTCATTCGCCATCATCGATGAAATAAGATTAGGCTCAATAATTTGCTTTTGAATAACGGTGTAAATATTATCGACCGTTAAAGGCAGAGAGCTATCTTTTAACTGTGAGCGGATATTTTCTACCGACACAAAGTAATTAACCACTGTCAAACTAGTCGACAGCGTAAAAAGTAACCCTGTAATAATAAAGACGATACGGTAATCGAAACGCATAATTTATTTCATCTACGAGCAACAGTTATAAACATAACGTTGCATTCACTAATTAATCGGCTAAAAAAACGTTAAGCATCTGGTTCACCAAGGCAAAACCCAAATACCTACTTTATGTAGAAATCTATATATGGCCATCCATTCAAGCCCCATACCGCAACAATATAGGCATGGTAAATACACAGCATGCCCCCAATTTTAAAGAGTCTATGGCTGTAAATCCATTAATTACAACCAATCTCACACATAATGCTGTACTTAATTTGACCAGTTGATTTGCTGTAGCTTTAACGCCAACCAGTCAGCACTGACGTTATCTTGTAATATCTTGTAATAGTAACATTTAGGGAACATTTAGGGTCAGAGTAAAAACGCTCAACATGGTTTTTGTTCATGGTTGATACCCGCCCTCAGCTTTAAGAGACCAGTAAACAACATCCATTTGTTCAAGAAAGAACGATATGGCACGGCTTGGACGATATAGCCCTGTAGGCATACCTCAGCATGTTATACAGCGGGGCAATAATAGGCAGGTTTGTTTTGCGACTGAGGAGAAGGTGGCAGCTTATGCACATTGGTTGTTTGAAGGGCGATTCAAATCTGCGCTGTTGAGCAAGATGACTATTATCTAATTGACCAACGCCATATTGAACTAAACCCTGTTAGGGCGGGAATGGTTGCTGACCCGGCAGATTATAGTTGGTCTAGTTATCGCTCGAATGCTTTTGGCCAAGTGTCAAAACTCTGGACTCCACATCAGGCGTATTTGTCACTAGGTAAGGCCATTGCTTTGAGGTGTAACAACTACCGATCTTTGTTTCTAGATGAGATTGCTGGTAATTTACTCAACGACATACGGCGATCTGCGAATAAGGGATTGGCCCTTGGTTCAGAAAAATTTAAGGATGAAATTTAGGCCTTAGGTCATAGAAGGCAGCGACGGATCAAGCGAGTCCCAAAAATCCGAGAGTAGTTTTTACTCTGCCCCTACTGAGTGCACACTTAACCTTCCACAGACTGATGGAGAAACACAATGGCACATCTTAAACCGCTTGAATATTGTGATATTGAAGATCAAGACGTTCGACAATCAATCGAAAAGTATGAAGAACTGCGAGGCTTCGTACCCAACAGTATTCGGACTATGGCACGTCGACCTGAGATAGTTAAAGCCTTTATGGCTCTTAACCAAGCAGTGCTATATGACGGCACGGTGCCCGAAGCAACTAAAATGCTCGTTAGCCTGGCTACCAGTTTATCGTCAGGCTGTTTGTACTGTCAGTCACACATGACGAATCTGTCATCAATTTACAATGTTTCAGATGAAAAGATTGCCGATTTACTTAACTATCAAGAGAGTGAGAAATTTAGCGCCGCAGAAAAAGCGGCGTTGACGATTGCATTTAAAGCGGCAGGCGTGCCTAACGAAGTTGAAGAAGCTGACTTTACGATACTAAAACAACATTATGACGACGGCCAAATTGTAGAAATCGTAGCAACAATAGGCTTGTTCGGTTACTTAAATCGTTGGAACGACACCATGGCTACACAAATTGAAATGGTCCCAAGCAACACCACAAAGCGCATCCTCACGGATTGGCAAGAAGGCAAGCACGCTTAGACACCGGCGAGTTAGCATATCTGCCTAGTCAGGCGGTTAATCACAGCTTGCTTAGTGCTAACGGCGACTTTGTTTTAGCAACTACCAAAATCGTCATAAGCTTATAAAATGTGGTTCTTAGACAATTATGTAATAAGCAAATATGATGGCCGCCATTAATAGCCGATGAACATAGCATCGGTATTCATTGTGGGGGTTATCGTGAAAGTGATTAACAAAAAATTATTGGCGGCCGCTGTTTTGGCGACACTGCCTTTGTCTGCCTTTGCCACTAACGGCTATTTTCAGCATGGCTATGGCATCATCGCACAAGGCATGGGTGGCGCCGCAACGGCTATGACTAAAGATGCCATGGGTGGCGCTAATAACCCTGCATCTATGGTTTGGGTAGGCAATCGCATAGATCTAGGAGTCACAGTTTTCAGCCCTAAGCGTGAAGCTGAGCGCAGGGACAACGCCATGGGGCTAAATGGTTCTAGCGAGAGCGGCAAGAACTACTTTTTACTGCCCGGTTTTGGCTATAACCGCCTGGTAAATGAAAAGGTCTCACTCGGTGTCACGGTTTACGGTAATGGTGGCATGGATACGCACTATGCAAGCGGTACGCTGTTCGGCGGAAACGCTAACTTGTTGGCTGGCCAAGGGCGACTGGGAGTGAATCTCGAGCAAATCGTGTTTGCTCCGACTGTTGCCTTCAAACTGGGTGAGCATCATTCCATAGGGGTATCACCGCTGCTGACCTACCAGCGCTTTAAAGCCTATGGCCTAAGTGCATTCAAGGGCATGTCGGCTAGCCCCAACAATGTTACTGATAAGGGGCGTGATGATTCTACTGGTGTCGGTGTACGCATCGGCTGGCTGAGCAAGATAAACGATAGCGTTAGCCTGGGGGCAAGTTATTCCCCACAAACACGGATGAGCAAGTTTAATGATTATAAAGGCTTGTTTGCTCAGCAGGGGCGCTTTGATCTGCCTGAGAACTACAGCCTAGGGCTAGCTGTTGCTGTTACGGACACACTGAGCTTCGCCTTCGATTATCAGCGTATCAACTATTCCAATGTTCGTGCGGTGGGTAATGCCAGTTCCATTCTCGCGCCTTTGGGCTCCGATAACGGCCCTGGTTTCGGCTGGCATGATATCAATATCTACAAGGCCGGCGTCGAGTACGCCGTTGATACACAATTAACTCTGCGTGCCGGTTACAGCCACAGTGATAACCCGATTCATGCCGATGATGTGACGTTCAATATTTTAGCGCCTGGCGTCATAGAGGATCACGCTACGCTGGGGGCGAGCTGGAGCTACGACAATAACAGTGAGTTAAGCGTGGCTTATACCCATGCGTTTTCTAACAGTGTATCGGGTACTTCCATATTCGGTGGTACAGAAACCATCAAGATGTATCAAAACTCAGTAGGCATCTCTTATGGTTTGCGCTTCTGAAGCCCTACTCTTTGGCGTAGAATAGATCAGACACTTGCAAACAATGTAGAGGCAGCATGACTATAACCACTTTTACCCCTTGGACTGGCCTCCTTGGCGGCATACTCATAGGCCTTGCCGCAGTAGCTTGGCTATGGCTTTACGGACGTGTTACCGGCATCAGCGGCATACTGGGTGGTTTAACGCTTGATCGACAACCCGGTGAGCGCAGCTGGCGTGGCTGGTATTTGCTGGGGCTCATTGTGGGCGCCGTCATTTACCAATGGCTGGCATCAGCAGGCCTGCCGGGCGAGCATTACCAAGTCGATTTGCAGGTGGGTTGGCCGTTAACCATTGTGGCGGGTCTATTAGTAGGCTTTGGTACTCGCATGGGTAACGGCTGCACCTCAGGGCACGGTGTTTGCGGGCTGGCAAACACCTCTGTTCGATCGTTGGCAGCAACAGCTACTTTTATGGCCACCGGCTTCCTTACCGTTTTTATCGTCCGCCATGTTGTGGGAGCATAATATGAAACACAAACTTCCCCATGCGTTTATTGCTCTGTTAGCGGGTAGCCTATTTGGCCTTGGCTTGGGTGTATCTGGCATGATTAGCCCGGCCAAGGTACTCAACTTTTTAGATTTAGCCGGTCATTGGGACCCGTCTTTGGCCTTTGTCATGGGCGGCGCTGTGCTGGTGGCTTTTCCCGCCTTTCAATTGGCCAAGCGTGGTAATCGTCAGCCGCTGCTAAGTGACGGCTTTCAATTGCCCAGCCGTAAAGACATCGATGGCCGTCTGTTGGGCGGCGCTGCCATTTTCGGTATAGGCTGGGGGCTGGGCGGCCTCTGTCCGGGGCCGGCGATTGCCGCTCTCTCTAGTTTACAGTGGCCGATAGTGGGTTTTATTTTGGCCATGATTGCAGGGCAATGGCTGGCTGACCGCTGCAGCTAAAGCGTTGTTATCCTTTTTTGCGAATTTTGTGAAAGTCGATCACCAGCCATAACGCCTGCTTGGTGAAAAACTTTCCTCTTCGCAAGTCGTTATGCCCCTTGTTCACACCATTGAGTAAATCTAAGTCATTAACTACTTTATGCATAATAATGATAAATAATAGGTTGTTCATATGACGCGTTTACTGGCTTTAATTCTTGCCTATTTTTTCTTGGCTTTGGCGATAGTAGGCGTATTTCTCCCGGGTTTACCCACGGTTCCTTTTTTGCTTTTAACAGCGTGGTTTGCCGCTAGAGGTTCTGACCGTTTACATGGTTGGCTATACGCACATCCACATTTAGGTAAGTTACTTATTGATTGGGAGCAACAAGGGGCGGTGTCGCGCACCAGTAAAGTAATCGCCGTATTGATGCTGATTATTAGCTGGGCTGTAATGCTTAATCGTTTAGATAATATTTGGCTACTAACAGCTATCGCCATTTTATTTATTACCATAGCGATGTATTTAATCAGTAGGCCAGAGCCCCATAAAGCGGGGTAGTTTATATGCCTGAAGAATATTTATACTATTTCAAAAAAACGCGAAAACAACGATCTGCGCTGTTTATTAGAATGGGCGTGGCTGCTTTAGGCTATATAGCCGCACTTTATTGGGTTGAATATTACACGGACTTTACTGTACCTGAGGATTTTCACACTATAGCTGTTATCGCATTCTCATTAGCATCCCTCATCTTATTTTATATTGCATGGTGACATATCAAGCACCCAGCAACCTATGAGGCATACATTACCAGTAAAGAACTTTCAGTAAGCTACCCCGAATCTCTGTCATGGTCTTTCAAGGTGAACGTTGCAGATATTAAACGTATTGAACATAGACAAACCCATGCTAGCGGTGGGAAATCTATTGTAAGGACAGGGGCGCTGATGAAAAACAGGGATTTTCATCAGATAAGTATGAACTATGGCAACAACGTTAATGAGATGTTTAAAGTTCTTCAGTCTATTAATCCAGAAATAACCTTCCCTAAAACCATCAAAACAACTTTTCATCTGTTTGGTAAAAAATAAAGTAATACCTAACAGCTGCTTAAACAACATAGTTGCCAACAGACAAGACCTACCGGATGCGTTAAAGCCCGCTATTTAGCCACCCGTTCGCTACTGAGGTGCTTAGTCTGTTAAACCAGCTCACGCTTCTCACGTCGGGCAGCTCGAATGTCTTTCACTGTGGCCACGCCAATAACCGCCAGCACGGCCAGCGACACCAACGGCCAGATAAGTACATATAACGCCAATATAAATGTTTCCATATTTATTCCTCTTTCCTAGTTGCTGCGCAAGCAGCGCAGCAACGGATGGATTGAATGCAACTCAAGCCTGAACGGCCGGTTTAACCGGGTCGTAGTTAATGACTTGCTGATCGATCTGGGAGAAGTCAAATTTGCTAGAACTCAGCAGGCTAACAACAACGCAGACTATGGTGCTGACACCATAAGCCATTAACGATGCCAGCAACACGGTGTAGTCCCGCAGAAACCCGACGCAAAAAATCGCCAAACCTATAGCACCGAGCGCGCCGATAATTAGCCCTACACGGCGCCCGCAAAAACCAAATGCCATTAAGCCCAGCACTACCCCGCCGCCTACGGCTGCCAGTAACTCGAACAGTACCGGGATTACGCTAACCATTGGCAGCAGCTCAAAACGGGCGATGCAAAACATCACCAGCCCGGTAACAACCGATGAGGTGAAGGCTGCGTTGGTGACTCGATTCCAGAAACAGCTGGCGATTACCGGGAAAACAATCGCACCCCAGAGTGCGCCAACAAAGACTAGTAAGATCAATATATCCATTGAAAAGCTGGCGAGAATCACCCCGATCAGCGTTGCAACTATCATGGTTAGCCTACCAATGAACAGCATTTTGGTGGGGTCAGGTTTGTTTTTGGCAATATTCTTGCCATACACATCGGCCATCACAATCGCCGACATGGCGGAAAGATCCGAGTCGGCGGTTGAGGAAAGTGAACCAATAACCAAAATAAAGAACATCCCAATAAACACCGGGGATAGGTACATTGAAACCATTTGTGGTATCAAGTTGTTCATGTCGCCATCAATAGGCTCCATGCCGGTCATCAGGGCCATCAAGCCAATCATACCCAAGCCAATAACAATGGCGCCGTAGCCAATAGTAGCGGTGATAAAGGTCGGTTTGATATGGTCTTCACGCACGGCGAATAGACGCTGGGAGATGGTTTGGTTGCCTATGGCATAAGCCAGCACCGCAACAAAGAAAGGCGCACCCTGATTGAGGATGGCGTCCATAGAGAATAAATTCGCCTGCTCTGGCGTGAGCAGGCTCATGCCGTCCGCTAGTGTTTGTGGCCCGCCTAGCGAGAATAGCACTGCAGGAATAATCAGAATCGCAACTGCCATCATGGCCATTAGCTGGGCAAAGTCCGTGAGTACCGAGGCGCGAAAGCCCGACCACAACGTGTAGGACAACACACCGACCCCAGCAACTATTACCCCAGTTTGAAAGGACAAGGGCGACAGTACTGAGACCAATGCACCTGAAGCGGTGAAGTTGACCATCAGGCTAATGATACTGCCCAAAATATTGGACGATGCGAGTATCAACTGGCTGGATGAGCCATGCCGGGCATGGATAAGCTCACCTAGGGTGTGCGCATTGGGTGCCAGCTCACGGAAGCGGCGACCAAAGGGATAAATAAATAAAATCATCAGCGCGCCCCACAAGCCGTAATGCAAGGGGCCGGAAATACCGTAGGTATAACCCGAGGTGGCGGCACCATAGAACGAGGCTGCCCATATCCAGGTAGCTGTCATACTGGCGGCACCGAGACCAAAGCCGATCTGATGATTGGACACCATGAAGGCGTCAGTATTTTCCTTTTTCTTCTTGATCAGCAAGGTTAAAAGATAAGTGCCGCCGTAAAAGGCGACCAGTAAAACGATGACTGTTAACGTCGAGAACTGATAGAAACTTTCTTCGTTCATTGAATACCTATAGGCTTTGCAGCCCGATCATTCTTTACAGCAACCAGTATTCCATGTGCGAAGCGGCCACTAAAAGACGTAAAAAACAGTACATCTTTCTAGATATATCTGTAGTGAGATGACGACCGCGATTGGCGGCCTATATACTAAAAATGCAAGAGTTCGGCGTTGCAAACGCCGTGGTAACAGCGGACCAGATTAACGTACACCGTGAATAGTAATAATGCACTGGCACGGCTGATCCGGTGGTGTACCCTACACTTTCAAGCTAGTTCCGTCCACACATGCCCCCAATAGGCCCGGCATGCGTACATAAAAATAAGTACTCTGTATTGCTGCAAATTCGTTAAATAATGCTATTTATTAAGTCACTGAATGGCTTATGTCGTTATACTAAAAAACAAACTACTAGAAAAATATATGTTAATAATATCTGCCACAGCTACGCTATTCATTGTGATAGCCACTGCACTACCGCTGCTGAAACACACCCATTGGCTAGTCAGGGGGATGGATTTTCCGCGCCTACAAATTGCGTCAATTGCTATGGGCGTGCTTATTGTTGAGTTTATTTTTCTCGACCTGCAAAGGCCTATCACTGGGTTGCTAATCGCTACCACAGCCTTATGCTTTTTTTGGCAGCTATGGTGGATATTACCTTATACCCTGATCTGGCCTAAGGAGGTTAAAGCCACCAACGCTCTTGACCCTAACAGCCAGCTTAGCGTCATCACTGCCAACGTACTGAAAACAAATCGCAATAGTGATGCGCTAATTGATATTGTTGCAGCCTATAAGCCCGATATTCTGGTAACTTTAGAATCAGATACGTGGTGGCAAAACAGGCTTAAGGTATTGGAAGCTGATATGCCTTACAGCGTTAAGTGCCCGCTGGATAATCTCTACGGCATGCACGTTTATTCTAGGCTGCCTTTTAGCGAAGAAAAAATATCTTATCTGGTTGAAAAGGATATTCCATCCATACATTTAGCGCTGGAGCTACGCACAGGTGATAAAGTGCGTATGCATTTTGTCCATCCGGCACCACCCAGCCCAACTGAAAACGCTGAATCGACAGAGCGAGATGCTGAGTTGATTACCATTGCTAGAAGTATCGCGGAAACCGCACAAGCCGTTATCGTAACGGGCGATCTCAATGATGTTGCTTGGTCCGCCACCACCAGACTTTTTCGTAAAATTAGCGGCCTACTTGACCCTCGCGTAGGTCGCGGTATGTTTAATACTTTTCATGCAGCTTATCCTTTTTTGCGCTGGCCATTGGATCATATCTTTCACAGCTCGCACTTTACGGTAAAAAATATACAGCGGCTGCCATCAATGGGCTCCGATCATTTCCCATTATTTACCCTGCTTGTGTTTAACCCTGCAGTGGAAGGAAGTCAAAAAGGATTAACCGCTAATCACGTGGATCATGCTCAGGCTAAAACTGTCTCTGAAGAAAAAGGCGCACGTAAGCAAGATGTGCCAACGCCAAATAAATAAAACCCCTTGAAATTTTATTGCTTAAACTGAGATTATATATGTGCTGCAACCATGTCTCGCAATCGCATATCGCCAGATAGCAAAACACCAACAATTACCTACTGTTAAAAATTTCTGCAAGCGCATCATTCTGGGCGGCTCTGCCCTTAAAGGTTTTCCAACAAACCAGGACGGCGCTTATATAAAACTGCTCTTGCCTGATAATCACCAGCATTCAGCGGCGACACGAACATACACTGTTCGCAACTACCGAGAAGCCATTAATGAGCTAGATGTCGATTTTGTGCTGCACGGCGACGGCGGGCCGGCTTCAGCCTGGGCTGGAAGGTAACCCTTCAATTTGGGCTGCTTGTGAATTTAGCGAAATGCGTGCTCTGCGCCGCTATTTTAAACAGCAGAAAGAGGTAGCGAAAAAAGCACTTTATGTCTCCAGTTACTGGAAACGCGGGCTGAGTGAAGAGCTGCATAAAAAGGTGAAGCGCACAGGCGCCGAATCATCTGGCTGAGCGCCGTGTTAAGCAATAACCGTAATCGACCTCTAGCAACTACACCTAACAGCTACACCGGGATTATCTATTAAGTAGATAATAATCAATATTTAGAACGTAGAGCTAACCGTGAGAGTGATGCTAAAGGGCTACCCGCTACATGCAATGCCGCTGTTATCTGCAGCTTCGAGTAGATATTTCATCTTAACGGCACCCATAACGCTTTGCATAATACATGCGCACAAAGCAAAAATAACAATATACTCACTGCTTGTTACCCTAGGTATAGCGGCCTATTAACCCTAAGCAGACTCCTAATCTATAGGCTATGCTTAACAAATGGCTTATATGAAATAGATATTGCCTAAATAGTAAGCATCTGTGGTATCGTTGGGTACGCTAAGATGAAAGGCCAAAAACGTGTATAATAGCGGCGATATGTTGTTGTATACCCGCCACATGTCTTTCTCCAAGATTTTAGCTTTATATTCGAACTGGTGAATTCGGATGTAATTTTTATATTTCACCAACAATTATGAGTAAAGAAGATGAGTAAAGGTACAGTTAAGTGGTTCAATGCCGATAAAGGTTTCGGTTTTATTACACCTGAAGATGGCAGCAAAGATTTGTTTGTCCACCATTCAGAAATTCAAGCTGGCGGCGGTTACGCAACATTGAATGATGGCCAAGCTGTTGAATTTGAAGTTGGCCAAGGTCAAAAAGGCCCATGTGCTAATAAAGTGGTTCCAATTTAAGCTCCGGAACATTACTAACAAAGGCAGTCGGGCGGTTTTTCGTCCGCTGCCTTTGATTTTAAGCTAGCCCCCCCTCCTCATCTCTACCGAGATTCGCTTGCTGATACTCAGCAGCACTTGCAACATATCATAAAAAAATAGTCCTATTGGCGAACAGGGTAATTCGTTGATGCAGTCACACCTATTGGTTTTTAAACATAAGTAACGACGAGATGAATACCTCAACTGTAGGCGTTATTGGCACGTCAAGAAAAGAGGATGAACGACGCTAGCTTATCCATCCTGAGCATTTGCTACGTATTCCTGAAGCGCTACGCCACCAACTCATATTTGAGCAAGGTTACGGCCTCCCCTTTGGTATCACCGATTCGGAAATTGCGGCCCTGACCGGCGGTATTGCCACCCGCCACGCGTTACTGGCCGATATAGGCATGGTTTTATGGCCAAACCCGTATTAGCTGATTTACATCAGCCGTGGTGCCATATACGCGTCCAAGGCCCATGGGCTTCTTTTTTGCCAAACCCACTACCTTCAAGCACCCTATGCTCACCTATGATCACCTATGAAACCACCGATTACTACGCCGTGGATCATGCCCCTAGCTATTTTTAGGAAAGCGTCACACGGTCAATTTCTGCGGCGTTCATTGTAAATTTACCGACGGTACTAGCGGGCCGTGATAGCTGGCATGAAGATGACACTATTCGACAGGCTATCAAGATTAAAGATGGTGTAATTCAAAACACCGCTATACTGTCATTTCAAAATCGTGCAGCGACTTACCCCCATCAGTTGGTAGGCCCAACGGATATTATCCCCCCTAAGCATGTTGCATGATCACTATCAGCCGCCACTAGGGCTTGTGGCTGAAACCTCTATTAGAGATTAACCAACGGTAGCCATATGAAAAAAGTATTCGTCGTTGGCGCCAGTGGCGCTACCGGTAAGCTACTCGTTGCGGACTTACTGCAACAAGGCTTGCAGGTTGTGGCTATCGTCCGCCCTTGCAGCTCTTTAATCAGCGCCGTTGAAAATCATGCTAACTATTGTGAAATACCCGCCAGTATTACCGAGCTATCAGAGCAACAATTGCTTAGCCACCTTAACGGTTGTGATGCGGTATTTTCCTGCTTAGGCCACAACTTAACGCTCAGAGGTATATTTGGCGAGCCACGGCGCCTAGTCACCGACACGATCAAAAAAGTGTCTCGTGCTATTGAATCCTTAGCGCCAGCTACGCAGCTTAAAATTATCCTGATGAGCAGTTCAGGGAATAGTAATCGTGACATCCCCGAAAATCCTCCGCTATCGCAGAAGCTTGTTATCGCAGTGTTACGTGTATTGCTTCCCCCTCATGTTGATAACGAGCAAGCGGCTGATTTTTTACGGATCAGTATTGGCCAGAATCATCCGTATATAGCTTGGGCAGCAGTAAGGCCTGACAACCTTTGCGATGAAGTAGCGGTGTCTGCTTATAGCATTCACGCCTCCCCAACCAAAAACGCCATTTTTGATTCAGCGCCCACCAGCCGTATTAACGTCGCCAACTTCATGGCTAACTTAGCCACTAACACTGATTTATGGGCAGCATGGAAAGGCAAGATGCCCGTAATTTACAATGATGTATAAAAATGAGGCCGCATCGTCATGAGAGGACAATTATTTAAGCTCTGGGACCGCATTCGCTCCAGTTTCTGGTTTATTCCAGCGCTGATGGCCGCTGCCGCAGTGGCGCTGGCCTGCTTGAGCGTCATCATAGACGAGCCAATAACTCAGTGGCTGGCGCTCCATTTTAGCTGGACCTTCACCGGTGGCGCAGAAGGGGCTAGCGCCGTACTAGGCGTTATCGCCGGATCGATGATTACCATCGGTGGCGTAGTTTTCTCAATGACGCTGGTCACCCTCTCCTTAGCCTCATCACAATTGGGCCCTCGCCTACTGCGCAGCTTTATGCGCGATACCACCACACAGCTTGTGCTTGGCACGTTCATCTCCACCTTTTTATACTGCCTGATTGTCCTCCGCACCATCCGCCACGGGGAGGATATCCTTTTCGTACCTCACCTATCGGTCACCCTAGGCGTGCTACTCGCGGTGATGAGCGTGGGGGTATTCATTTACTTTATCCATCACGTATCCGTATCTATCCAAGCCAATGAGGTGGCTGGGCGTATTGG
Above is a window of Dasania marina DSM 21967 DNA encoding:
- a CDS encoding sodium:solute symporter family protein — translated: MNEESFYQFSTLTVIVLLVAFYGGTYLLTLLIKKKKENTDAFMVSNHQIGFGLGAASMTATWIWAASFYGAATSGYTYGISGPLHYGLWGALMILFIYPFGRRFRELAPNAHTLGELIHARHGSSSQLILASSNILGSIISLMVNFTASGALVSVLSPLSFQTGVIVAGVGVLSYTLWSGFRASVLTDFAQLMAMMAVAILIIPAVLFSLGGPQTLADGMSLLTPEQANLFSMDAILNQGAPFFVAVLAYAIGNQTISQRLFAVREDHIKPTFITATIGYGAIVIGLGMIGLMALMTGMEPIDGDMNNLIPQMVSMYLSPVFIGMFFILVIGSLSSTADSDLSAMSAIVMADVYGKNIAKNKPDPTKMLFIGRLTMIVATLIGVILASFSMDILILLVFVGALWGAIVFPVIASCFWNRVTNAAFTSSVVTGLVMFCIARFELLPMVSVIPVLFELLAAVGGGVVLGLMAFGFCGRRVGLIIGALGAIGLAIFCVGFLRDYTVLLASLMAYGVSTIVCVVVSLLSSSKFDFSQIDQQVINYDPVKPAVQA
- a CDS encoding cold-shock protein, with the translated sequence MSKGTVKWFNADKGFGFITPEDGSKDLFVHHSEIQAGGGYATLNDGQAVEFEVGQGQKGPCANKVVPI
- a CDS encoding NAD(P)H-binding protein, coding for MKKVFVVGASGATGKLLVADLLQQGLQVVAIVRPCSSLISAVENHANYCEIPASITELSEQQLLSHLNGCDAVFSCLGHNLTLRGIFGEPRRLVTDTIKKVSRAIESLAPATQLKIILMSSSGNSNRDIPENPPLSQKLVIAVLRVLLPPHVDNEQAADFLRISIGQNHPYIAWAAVRPDNLCDEVAVSAYSIHASPTKNAIFDSAPTSRINVANFMANLATNTDLWAAWKGKMPVIYNDV
- a CDS encoding siderophore-interacting protein is translated as MLQPCLAIAYRQIAKHQQLPTVKNFCKRIILGGSALKGFPTNQDGAYIKLLLPDNHQHSAATRTYTVRNYREAINELDVDFVLHGDGGPASAWAGR
- a CDS encoding endonuclease/exonuclease/phosphatase family protein, with translation MLIISATATLFIVIATALPLLKHTHWLVRGMDFPRLQIASIAMGVLIVEFIFLDLQRPITGLLIATTALCFFWQLWWILPYTLIWPKEVKATNALDPNSQLSVITANVLKTNRNSDALIDIVAAYKPDILVTLESDTWWQNRLKVLEADMPYSVKCPLDNLYGMHVYSRLPFSEEKISYLVEKDIPSIHLALELRTGDKVRMHFVHPAPPSPTENAESTERDAELITIARSIAETAQAVIVTGDLNDVAWSATTRLFRKISGLLDPRVGRGMFNTFHAAYPFLRWPLDHIFHSSHFTVKNIQRLPSMGSDHFPLFTLLVFNPAVEGSQKGLTANHVDHAQAKTVSEEKGARKQDVPTPNK